A stretch of the Chlamydiales bacterium STE3 genome encodes the following:
- a CDS encoding hypothetical protein (Product derived from UniProtKB/Swiss-Prot:Q9Z7I5;UPF0109 protein CPn_0720/CP_0026/CPj0720/CpB0748) has translation MPKGFTNFDKERVMKEFVAYIVKNLVDHPDKVKINEIGGTQTLIIELSVEKSDIGKIIGKKGKTINAIRTLLMSVASRNGIRVNLEILEENGSRPE, from the coding sequence CTGCCGAAAGGATTTACTAACTTCGACAAGGAACGAGTTATGAAAGAGTTTGTAGCATACATTGTCAAAAATCTAGTTGATCACCCAGACAAAGTAAAGATTAATGAGATTGGTGGCACACAAACGCTCATCATTGAGCTTTCAGTTGAAAAGTCCGATATCGGCAAAATCATTGGGAAAAAAGGTAAAACAATTAATGCTATTCGTACGCTTCTTATGTCAGTGGCAAGTAGAAACGGCATTCGTGTAAATCTTGAAATTCTCGAAGAAAATGGCAGCCGTCCAGAGTAA